The segment AATCTCCCCTATACGCCTGGATCCGATGGCGCCGGAGTGGTGATTGCGGTTGGAGAAAAAGTTGAACGGTTTCAGAAGGGCGATCGCATCTATGTTGCGGGTAGTGTAACAGGCACGTACGCGGAACAGGCAATTTGCCGCGAATCGCAGATCCACCGGCTTCCGGAAAACGTGACATATCTGCAAGGAGCGGCAGTGGGTGTGCCGTACTGTACGGCGTATCGAGCTTTATTTCAAAAAGCAAAAGCGCGGCCGGTTGAATCGATATTGATTCATGGCGCTAGCGGGGGAGTTGGAATTGCCGCGGTTCAGCTTGCCCGGAGTTGGGGTATGAACGTAATCGGAACAGGAGGAACAGATCGGGGACGCGCTTTAATCAAGGAGCACGGCGCCCATCATGATCTCGACCACACGGCAGCCGAAATGCCTGAACAGGTGATGAAGATCACGGGCGGTCGGGGAGTCGATATCATTCTGGAAATGCTAGCAAACAAAAATCTGGGCCATGATTTATCAATGCTTGCACAAAACGGCCGAGTGGTGGTGATCGGTAATCGCGGGACGATAGAGATTAACCCGCGTGATGCGATGTCGCGCGAGGCCATGATCATTGGAATGATTCTGTTTAACACTCCTGAACGGGAAATGGCCGAGATCCATGCAGCGCTGGGAGCTGCGCTCGAAAGTGGCGTTGCGCGTCCCGTGATCGGTCGCGAACTTCCGTTATCAAACGCTGCTCAGGCTCATGAGATCGCGATGCAACCTGGTAGTTATGGCAAAATCGTTCTCGTTCCAATCTAAACGTAAATTAAACTGCCAAGTCGCCAAAGAACGCCAAGATACGAAAATTAAAATTCTCATTTGACCTTGGCGACTTGGCGTCTTTGCGGTTTATCTGAAATGTAATGGTAGGTAGCTCCAGCTTGCCGGCAGGCATTGGCCTGCCGGCGAGTGGAGCGCTTCTTGGAGCGGAAATATTCCCTAATCGAGTCCGAACTGGAATCTCAGTCCGGTCCAGATCATGTAGTTGTTTCCGATATCGTCGAGATCATCAAAGAATATCCTGCCTTGATTTAGCCAGGTTACTCTTACAGAGGATCCTT is part of the bacterium genome and harbors:
- a CDS encoding NADPH:quinone reductase translates to MKAIRVREFGGPDKLQLEECEDLHPGPGEVLVRIHAAGVNPVDTYIRSGAYARKPNLPYTPGSDGAGVVIAVGEKVERFQKGDRIYVAGSVTGTYAEQAICRESQIHRLPENVTYLQGAAVGVPYCTAYRALFQKAKARPVESILIHGASGGVGIAAVQLARSWGMNVIGTGGTDRGRALIKEHGAHHDLDHTAAEMPEQVMKITGGRGVDIILEMLANKNLGHDLSMLAQNGRVVVIGNRGTIEINPRDAMSREAMIIGMILFNTPEREMAEIHAALGAALESGVARPVIGRELPLSNAAQAHEIAMQPGSYGKIVLVPI